One Tumebacillus sp. BK434 genomic window carries:
- the cotE gene encoding outer spore coat protein CotE has protein sequence MARTDKDYRAREIITNAVCGSGSKYSQTTYTIRPANRPTTIGGCWVMNHSYEAELVGDVVEVHGRFDVNVWYSYHGNSETAVAKDTVTYTETIPLRELDPHCSRDNIKVSVKVLQQPNCLDATVVDSGHEILVRVEKELATEIVGETKVWVLTVDQPHFKDDEDIEDEVFEDDDDFED, from the coding sequence ATGGCACGCACAGACAAAGATTACCGCGCCCGGGAGATCATCACCAACGCAGTCTGCGGCAGTGGCAGCAAGTACTCGCAGACCACGTACACGATCCGGCCGGCGAACCGCCCGACGACCATCGGGGGCTGCTGGGTGATGAACCACTCGTACGAAGCGGAACTGGTCGGCGACGTGGTGGAAGTACACGGCCGTTTTGACGTGAACGTCTGGTATTCGTACCATGGCAACTCGGAGACGGCGGTTGCGAAAGACACCGTTACCTATACCGAAACGATTCCGCTGCGCGAGCTGGACCCGCATTGCTCCCGCGACAACATCAAAGTCTCCGTAAAAGTGCTGCAGCAGCCGAACTGCCTCGACGCAACGGTTGTAGACAGCGGCCATGAGATTTTGGTCCGCGTGGAAAAAGAGCTGGCCACCGAAATCGTCGGCGAAACCAAAGTGTGGGTGCTCACCGTTGACCAACCGCACTTCAAAGACGACGAAGACATCGAAGATGAGGTCTTCGAAGACGACGATGATTTTGAAGATTAA
- a CDS encoding YheC/YheD family protein — protein sequence MKGICEIQNWPGSSELVVTLPGDWGPHLASNRQDQVTLRAGNRKAAAHVVYTDEAEVQMTQALRSELCLPLGKISVKAVNGELRFGPFVGLYALPAKTPGKPFGELTALFQDMMPLAEQAGVSVFVFVPGEINWGDGIVSCYVYKPREKHWVRTKRPLPDLVMPKIMGQPPQWRDLIRRDLLQIAKQVPYGNFSNATGHKWEVHLTLEQNEATRRFLPETILVRTPRDVDDLLERHRIVYLKPSYGTQGKRIYRLSLPGQGQGVRIQYMQNGRTLHRRLQRPGSTWQRFLQQRFCAGRAYLAQQGIDLLADRGVRPVDFRWLMQKDGANVWHVTARIARVGGSGSITTNLHTGGRAVLADDLLQSNGFADAAVRSKLLDSLDEAAHSICRVLEAKAGRIGELGIDFGVTAEGRIYLIEVNPRPGRQMLKQTSPGVRALSLLRNLEYAKYTTGF from the coding sequence ATGAAAGGCATCTGCGAGATTCAAAACTGGCCCGGCAGCAGCGAGCTCGTCGTCACCTTGCCCGGCGATTGGGGGCCGCATCTCGCGTCGAACCGACAGGACCAAGTGACACTGCGCGCGGGCAATCGCAAAGCGGCTGCGCACGTGGTCTATACGGACGAAGCGGAGGTGCAGATGACTCAAGCGCTGCGCAGCGAGCTGTGTCTGCCGCTCGGCAAGATCTCGGTGAAAGCGGTGAACGGCGAGCTGCGTTTCGGCCCGTTCGTCGGGCTGTACGCGCTGCCTGCGAAGACGCCCGGCAAGCCGTTTGGCGAATTGACCGCGCTGTTCCAAGACATGATGCCGCTCGCCGAGCAGGCCGGCGTCAGCGTGTTCGTCTTCGTCCCCGGCGAGATCAACTGGGGGGACGGCATCGTGAGCTGCTACGTCTACAAACCCCGCGAGAAGCATTGGGTGCGCACCAAGCGCCCTTTGCCCGATCTCGTCATGCCGAAGATCATGGGCCAGCCGCCGCAGTGGCGCGACCTCATCCGCCGCGACCTCCTGCAGATCGCCAAGCAGGTGCCCTATGGCAACTTCAGCAATGCCACCGGGCACAAATGGGAGGTTCACCTCACGCTGGAGCAAAATGAGGCCACCCGCCGCTTCTTGCCGGAGACGATCCTCGTCCGCACCCCGCGCGATGTTGACGACCTGCTGGAGCGCCATCGCATCGTCTATCTCAAGCCGAGCTACGGCACGCAGGGCAAACGCATCTATCGCCTGAGCTTGCCGGGGCAGGGGCAGGGCGTCCGCATCCAGTACATGCAAAACGGGCGCACGCTGCACCGCCGCCTGCAGCGTCCGGGCAGCACCTGGCAGCGTTTTTTGCAACAGCGTTTCTGTGCCGGGCGCGCCTATCTCGCTCAGCAGGGGATCGACCTGCTCGCCGACCGCGGTGTGCGGCCGGTCGATTTTCGCTGGCTGATGCAAAAGGACGGGGCGAACGTTTGGCACGTTACCGCCCGCATCGCCCGCGTCGGCGGCTCGGGCTCGATCACGACCAACCTGCACACCGGCGGCCGTGCCGTGCTCGCCGATGATCTGCTCCAGAGCAACGGCTTTGCCGACGCTGCGGTGCGCAGCAAACTGTTGGACTCGCTCGATGAGGCGGCGCACAGCATCTGTCGCGTGCTGGAAGCGAAGGCCGGGCGCATCGGTGAGCTCGGGATCGATTTTGGCGTGACGGCGGAAGGCAGGATCTATCTGATCGAAGTCAACCCGCGCCCGGGCAGGCAGATGCTAAAACAGACCTCGCCGGGGGTACGTGCGTTGTCACTCTTGCGCAATCTTGAATATGCTAAGTACACAACAGGTTTCTGA
- a CDS encoding YheC/YheD family protein — protein MASSKAIRIAPSSLAHSGVLALPRGYLKELSLQPGDLQLFFGAKQARIQLRPSEKGAADTAYVSADLLRELHLPTGGKLTLHKTGAGLRFGWLLGILANVKTEHGQPTGQQKQVFKNLLNAAAGENLYAYVFSAADIDWAEATVTGYHLEGKAGWAWRKLPLPDVVYDQIISRAYSNRPDVAEARERLKSLLGKRFFNPGYFNKWQVHQWLQSDRRMLEHVPDAICFESVAQAAPFLYQHPDVYVKPVHGSLGIGIIRARRRPDGRMFYQIKTKDGSLRQQYAGSVSVFLKKFEKRLKKGPYLIQRTLRLKSWQGRPFDIRILLQKDGAGVWNRTKMFCRIAQQGQITSNLSTGGDALAVKQLLHEMYDDTKVRRIMKQLKDISSAVPQVIEQQNGGTVGELGLDLGLDENGNIWVIEVNAKPWKKPNIEEGEWRDLALLAFVRPVQFAKYLCESDLR, from the coding sequence ATGGCGAGTTCGAAAGCGATTCGTATCGCGCCCTCTTCTCTCGCGCACAGTGGTGTGCTGGCCTTGCCGCGCGGCTATCTCAAAGAATTGTCGCTCCAGCCGGGCGATCTGCAGCTGTTTTTTGGTGCCAAACAAGCCCGTATCCAATTGCGCCCGTCAGAAAAAGGGGCGGCAGACACCGCGTATGTAAGCGCCGATCTCCTCCGCGAGCTGCACCTGCCGACGGGGGGCAAACTCACGCTGCACAAGACGGGAGCCGGGCTGCGCTTCGGCTGGCTGCTCGGGATTCTCGCCAATGTGAAGACGGAGCACGGCCAGCCGACCGGCCAGCAGAAGCAGGTGTTTAAAAATCTGCTCAACGCGGCGGCCGGGGAGAACCTGTACGCGTATGTGTTTTCGGCAGCCGACATCGACTGGGCAGAGGCGACGGTGACCGGCTACCACTTGGAAGGCAAAGCGGGCTGGGCCTGGCGCAAACTTCCGCTGCCCGATGTGGTCTATGATCAGATCATCTCACGCGCCTACAGCAACCGGCCCGATGTGGCCGAGGCGCGGGAACGCTTGAAAAGCCTGCTCGGCAAGCGGTTTTTCAACCCCGGCTATTTTAACAAATGGCAGGTTCACCAGTGGCTGCAGAGCGACCGGCGCATGCTGGAGCACGTGCCGGACGCGATCTGCTTTGAAAGCGTGGCGCAGGCGGCCCCGTTTCTGTACCAGCATCCTGACGTGTATGTGAAACCGGTGCACGGATCGCTTGGGATCGGCATCATCCGGGCCCGGCGACGCCCTGATGGCCGGATGTTTTACCAGATCAAGACAAAGGACGGCAGCCTGCGTCAACAGTACGCCGGTTCCGTCTCCGTGTTTTTGAAAAAGTTCGAGAAACGCCTGAAAAAAGGTCCTTATCTGATCCAGCGCACTTTGCGGTTGAAAAGCTGGCAAGGCCGCCCGTTCGACATCCGCATCCTGTTGCAAAAAGACGGTGCGGGCGTCTGGAACCGCACCAAGATGTTCTGCCGCATCGCGCAGCAGGGCCAGATCACGTCCAACCTCTCGACCGGCGGCGATGCGCTCGCCGTCAAACAGCTGCTCCACGAGATGTACGATGACACGAAAGTCAGGCGCATCATGAAGCAGCTGAAAGACATCTCCTCCGCGGTACCGCAGGTGATCGAGCAGCAGAACGGCGGCACGGTCGGCGAGCTGGGTCTGGATCTCGGGCTGGATGAAAACGGGAACATCTGGGTGATCGAAGTGAACGCCAAACCTTGGAAAAAGCCGAACATCGAGGAAGGGGAATGGCGCGACCTCGCCTTGCTCGCGTTCGTACGCCCGGTTCAATTTGCGAAATACCTCTGCGAATCAGACCTTAGATAA